From the genome of Spinacia oleracea cultivar Varoflay chromosome 2, BTI_SOV_V1, whole genome shotgun sequence, one region includes:
- the LOC130467472 gene encoding U4/U6 small nuclear ribonucleoprotein PRP4-like protein: MKPKFGDNVSGRVRTTIKSVPQNVKKFCIKSSYGKPALIGGLFTSSCAHDMQCISFVFVFVFFVFVLAGAGAGIWRAWCLTVHSISHDCGAIALNYETGLSFLKASTNGLFIACFVSLALLVGLPRYGVYVAFSPVSDNVATASADRTAKLWNTDGTLLRTFEGHLDRLARIAFHPSGKYLGTTSFDKTWRLWDIESGAELLLQEGHSRSVYAISFHPDGSLLASCGLDSLTRVWDLRTGRSILALEGHIKPVYGVDFSPNGYHLATGSEDNTCRIWDLRKKKSLYIIPAHSKLISQVKFEPQEGYYLVTASYDTTVKVWSSRDFKLIRTLSGHEARVTPLDVTGGKIFSLGKL; this comes from the exons ATGAAACCAAAGTTTGGGGATAATGTATCCGGACGTGTTCGTACAACAATCAAGTCAGTACCTCAGAATGTAAAAAAGTTCTGTATAAAGTCCTCATATGGGAAACCAGCT CTGATTGGTGGTTTGTTTACTTCTTCATGTGCACACGATATGCAGTGTATTTCCTTTGTCTTTGTCTttgtcttttttgtttttgttctcGCCGGGGCCGGGGCGGGG ATATGGAGAGCATGGTGCTTAACTGTGCATTCAATTAGCCATGATTGCGGGGCCATTGCCCTAAATTATGAGACTGGTTTGTCATTTTTGAAGGCGAGTACTAATGGTCTGTTTATTGCTTGTTTTGTTTCTTTAGCTCTGTTAGTGGGGTTGCCAAGATATGGAGTATATGTTGCATTTTCTCCTGTAAGTGACAATGTAGCAACTGCCTCAGCTGATCGTACTGCAAAGTTGTGGAACACAGATGGCACTTTATTGAGAACATTTGAAGGTCATTTAGACCGCCTAGCTCGTATTGCCTTCCATCCATCTGGGAAGTACTTGGGCACTACAAGTTTTGACAAAACTTGGCGTTTGTGGGATATCGAAAGTGGTGCTGAGTTGCTTCTTCAAGAAGGCCATAGCAGGAGTGTTTATGCCATATCTTTCCATCCGGATGGATCATTGTTAGCATCATGTGGACTGGATTCTCTTACACGTGTCTGGGATCTTCGAACAGGGAGAAGTATTCTTGCTTTGGAAGGCCACATCAAACCT GTTTATGGAGTTGATTTCTCTCCTAATGGCTATCATTTGGCCACTGGTTCTGAGGATAACACTTGTCGGATTTGGGACTTGAGAAAGAAAAAGTCATTGTACATAATTCCTGCCCATTCAAAGCTTATTTCACAGGTCAAATTTGAGCCTCAGGAGGGATATTATTTGGTCACTGCTTCATATGATACAACTGTTAAG GTATGGTCATCTCGAGACTTCAAGCTTATCAGGACATTGTCAGGACATGAAGCAAGAGTTACACCCTTAGATGTCACAGGAGGTAAGATCTTTTCTCTTGGTAAACTGTAG